In Sulfitobacter sp. M39, the following proteins share a genomic window:
- a CDS encoding Hint domain-containing protein: protein MTSPRPSPPQSVPVFRATQFTATDGANMGDALSFASELLLDDVYELSYGAEPVRLSIQTAPDGSLSIAPDTQTGTSGAALHLDCALTFMSPDGQINDAILLVEVADDGHAEAIYLIPLSALSSKVEYRLVGIDTETMRQKFAQVACVSFTRGTHITMATGEQRPIEELCVGDKVLTRDDGVQAIRWIGQSTVRAVGEFAPICINAGTLNNDNDLIVSPDHRLFIYQREDRLGAGRSELLVKVRHLVNGDTVRVQDGGFVDYFQLLFDGHQIIYAEGIAAESMLIDSRTKGVLPQELSDAMGDVIPGHSDLPHAGLDVSEPLLDRPDAAELLRRASMR, encoded by the coding sequence ATGACCTCGCCCCGCCCTTCCCCTCCGCAAAGCGTCCCTGTCTTTCGTGCGACGCAATTCACGGCGACGGATGGTGCGAATATGGGCGACGCGCTGTCTTTTGCCTCGGAACTGCTGCTGGATGATGTGTACGAGCTGTCCTACGGGGCAGAACCAGTGCGCCTGTCGATCCAGACGGCACCGGATGGCAGCCTGTCGATCGCGCCCGACACGCAAACCGGAACCAGCGGGGCCGCCCTGCATCTGGATTGCGCGCTGACCTTCATGTCGCCCGACGGGCAGATCAACGATGCGATCCTGCTGGTCGAAGTGGCCGATGACGGCCACGCCGAAGCAATCTATCTCATCCCGCTCAGCGCGCTGTCGTCGAAAGTGGAATACCGGCTGGTCGGCATAGACACCGAGACGATGCGCCAGAAGTTCGCGCAAGTGGCTTGCGTGTCCTTCACCCGCGGCACGCATATCACCATGGCCACCGGCGAGCAGCGCCCGATCGAGGAGCTCTGCGTCGGTGACAAGGTCCTGACCCGCGATGACGGCGTGCAGGCGATCCGCTGGATCGGACAGAGCACCGTGCGCGCGGTTGGCGAATTCGCCCCGATCTGCATCAACGCGGGCACATTGAACAACGACAATGACCTGATCGTCAGCCCCGATCACCGCCTGTTCATCTACCAACGCGAAGACCGTCTGGGCGCCGGCCGGTCAGAGCTGCTGGTCAAGGTCCGCCATCTGGTCAACGGTGATACGGTACGGGTACAGGACGGCGGCTTTGTCGACTATTTCCAACTGCTGTTTGATGGGCACCAGATCATCTATGCCGAAGGGATCGCGGCAGAATCCATGCTGATCGACAGCCGCACCAAAGGCGTGCTGCCGCAAGAGCTGTCGGACGCCATGGGCGATGTCATCCCCGGCCATTCCGACCTGCCCCATGCGGGGCTGGATGTGTCGGAACCGCTGCTGGACCGCCCCGACGCGGCAGAACTGCTGCGCCGCGCCAGCATGCGCTGA
- a CDS encoding DEAD/DEAH box helicase has translation MTKFSDLNLNPKVLKAIDEAGYETPTPIQAGAIPPALEGKDVLGIAQTGTGKTASFTLPMITLLARGRARARMPRSLVLCPTRELAAQVAENFDTYTKHLKLTKALLIGGVSFGEQDKLIDKGVDVLIATPGRLIDHFERGKLILSDVKIMVVDEADRMLDMGFIPDIERIFQMTPFTRQTLFFSATMAPEIERITNTFLSAPERIEVARQATTSENIEQGVLMFKASRKDREATEKRKVLRALIDAEGDKCTNAIIFCNRKMDVDTVAKSLKKYGYDAAPIHGDLDQSQRTKTLEGFRNGDLRFLVASDVAARGLDVPSVSHVYNYDVPSHAEDYVHRIGRTGRAGRDGKAIMICVPRDEKNLEDVERLVQREIPRLDNPLGGSEAKAAPAAEAKTAEAPAAKSDEAAKSEKPKRTRTRSRKKPDAAKADADQTETAQADSPKADKSDAKTDVKADAKPQGKQSDKPAKDTADKAPAQKADAPQDDKPNNRRGGRGGRGDNNRNDNNRQQNNRNDNRVVGLGDHTPEFIGLSFAERRE, from the coding sequence ATGACAAAATTTTCTGATCTAAACCTTAATCCTAAAGTCCTGAAAGCCATCGATGAGGCCGGGTATGAAACCCCCACGCCCATTCAGGCCGGCGCGATCCCCCCTGCCCTTGAAGGCAAGGACGTCTTGGGAATCGCCCAAACAGGCACCGGCAAAACTGCCAGCTTTACCCTGCCCATGATCACCCTGCTTGCCCGTGGCCGCGCCCGCGCCCGGATGCCGCGCAGTCTGGTGCTTTGCCCCACGCGGGAACTGGCAGCTCAGGTGGCCGAAAACTTCGACACCTATACCAAGCACCTGAAACTGACCAAAGCGTTGCTGATCGGCGGTGTGTCTTTCGGTGAACAGGACAAGCTGATCGACAAGGGCGTTGACGTTTTGATCGCCACGCCCGGCCGTCTGATCGACCACTTTGAGCGCGGCAAGCTGATCTTGTCCGACGTGAAGATCATGGTCGTCGACGAAGCCGACCGGATGCTGGATATGGGGTTCATCCCCGACATCGAACGCATCTTCCAGATGACGCCCTTTACCCGTCAGACGCTGTTCTTCTCGGCCACGATGGCCCCCGAGATTGAACGGATTACGAACACCTTTCTCTCTGCGCCCGAGCGTATCGAAGTGGCCCGTCAAGCCACCACAAGCGAGAATATCGAGCAAGGCGTGCTGATGTTCAAAGCCTCACGCAAGGACCGTGAAGCGACGGAGAAACGCAAAGTGCTGCGCGCGTTGATCGACGCCGAAGGCGACAAATGCACCAATGCGATCATCTTCTGCAACCGCAAGATGGATGTGGATACGGTCGCTAAGTCGTTGAAGAAATACGGCTATGACGCGGCTCCGATCCACGGGGATCTTGATCAAAGCCAGCGGACCAAAACGCTGGAAGGGTTCCGCAACGGCGATCTGCGCTTCCTTGTTGCCTCTGACGTGGCGGCGCGCGGTCTTGATGTGCCGTCGGTCAGCCACGTGTATAACTACGACGTGCCCTCCCATGCCGAGGATTACGTGCACCGGATCGGCCGCACGGGTCGCGCGGGCCGTGATGGCAAGGCGATCATGATCTGCGTCCCGCGGGACGAAAAGAACCTTGAAGACGTTGAACGCCTGGTGCAGCGCGAGATCCCGCGCCTCGACAACCCCTTGGGCGGTTCGGAGGCAAAAGCGGCTCCCGCGGCAGAGGCCAAGACAGCCGAGGCCCCCGCAGCCAAATCCGATGAGGCGGCTAAATCTGAAAAACCCAAACGCACCCGCACGCGCAGCCGTAAAAAGCCCGATGCGGCTAAGGCGGATGCCGACCAGACAGAGACGGCGCAGGCGGACAGCCCCAAGGCTGACAAATCCGATGCCAAAACGGACGTCAAAGCGGACGCCAAGCCCCAAGGCAAACAGTCGGATAAGCCTGCCAAGGATACGGCAGATAAGGCCCCTGCCCAAAAGGCAGACGCCCCGCAGGACGACAAACCCAACAACCGTCGCGGTGGCCGTGGCGGGCGCGGTGATAACAACCGCAATGACAACAACCGTCAGCAGAACAACCGCAACGACAACCGCGTCGTCGGTCTGGGCGATCACACGCCCGAGTTCATCGGCCTAAGCTTTGCCGAGCGTCGCGAATAA
- a CDS encoding nuclear transport factor 2 family protein — protein MELKEIAEALVKGCREGHEVANLDRLYAQDAVSVEGMDHGNGRETQGLEGIKGKHAWWDSAMEVTRQNVSDPMLHGDDRFAVIFDVAAREKDSGTEMEMKEVAIYHVANGKIVREEFFG, from the coding sequence ATGGAATTGAAAGAAATCGCAGAGGCGTTGGTAAAAGGCTGCCGCGAGGGCCACGAGGTGGCGAACCTTGATCGGCTTTACGCGCAGGACGCCGTGTCGGTTGAAGGGATGGACCACGGAAACGGGCGCGAGACGCAGGGCCTTGAGGGCATCAAGGGCAAGCATGCGTGGTGGGACAGTGCGATGGAGGTGACGCGCCAGAATGTCAGTGACCCGATGCTCCATGGCGATGACCGCTTTGCCGTCATCTTTGATGTTGCGGCGCGCGAAAAGGACAGCGGCACCGAGATGGAGATGAAAGAGGTCGCCATCTACCACGTGGCCAATGGCAAGATCGTGCGCGAGGAATTCTTTGGCTGA
- a CDS encoding glycosyltransferase family 2 protein: MTDVTWGIASTILAPTRDILQFAAYHLAAGAQRLYIYLDAPNDEAFAHLDAHPKIRVITCDARYWKQRKRDRPEAHQQRQTANATHAYNRRREVDWLIHMDADEYLVADRPIADILAKIPQDAPATRIRPMEQLSGDPTAFKGFIPAGPDRARIVAELYPTYGAYLKGGFLSHLAGKVFVRTGLPHMHLRIHNVFQKGEMLDCHDAPPDITLAHAHAKTWDDWITAYRYRVTKGSYRPELRPNRPYDQGGLSLNDLFSMIESESGEDGLRAFFDEVCADTPELRSRLRGHGLLREVDLELPNHLATHFPRFTGL; encoded by the coding sequence ATGACTGATGTGACATGGGGCATCGCCTCTACCATTCTGGCACCGACGCGCGACATATTGCAGTTCGCCGCCTATCATCTGGCGGCGGGCGCGCAGCGGCTTTACATCTATCTGGATGCGCCCAATGACGAGGCCTTTGCCCATCTGGACGCCCATCCCAAGATCCGCGTCATCACCTGCGACGCGCGCTATTGGAAGCAGCGCAAACGCGACCGGCCAGAGGCGCACCAACAACGCCAGACGGCCAACGCGACCCATGCCTACAACCGCCGCCGCGAGGTGGACTGGCTGATCCACATGGACGCGGATGAATATCTAGTCGCCGACCGCCCGATCGCTGACATACTCGCCAAGATCCCGCAAGATGCGCCCGCCACCCGCATCCGCCCGATGGAGCAGCTTTCAGGCGATCCAACGGCGTTCAAGGGGTTCATCCCCGCCGGCCCCGACCGCGCGCGCATTGTGGCAGAGCTTTATCCGACCTATGGTGCCTATTTAAAGGGCGGGTTTCTCAGCCATCTTGCGGGCAAGGTATTTGTCCGCACGGGGCTGCCGCATATGCATCTGCGCATCCACAACGTCTTTCAAAAGGGCGAGATGCTGGACTGTCACGACGCTCCGCCCGACATCACGCTGGCCCATGCCCATGCGAAAACATGGGACGACTGGATCACCGCCTACCGCTACCGCGTGACCAAAGGCAGCTACCGCCCCGAACTGCGCCCCAACCGCCCCTATGACCAGGGCGGCCTATCGCTCAATGACCTTTTCTCGATGATAGAGAGCGAAAGCGGCGAGGACGGCTTGCGCGCGTTTTTCGACGAAGTCTGCGCCGATACACCGGAATTGCGCAGCCGTCTGCGCGGTCACGGGCTGCTGCGCGAGGTGGATCTGGAGCTTCCCAACCATCTGGCAACACATTTCCCCCGTTTCACAGGGCTTTAG
- a CDS encoding peptide chain release factor 3, which produces MLDTPSNRPALPAEIARRRTFAIISHPDAGKTTLTEKFLLFGGAIQMAGQVRAKGEARRTRSDFMAMEKDRGISVSASAMSFDFMNKGTNFRFNLVDTPGHSDFSEDTYRTLTAVDAAVMVIDGAKGVESQTQKLFEVCRMRDLPILTFCNKMDRESRDVFEIIDEIQENLAIDVTPASWPIGVGRDFIGCYDILRDRLELMDRADRNKVSESIAIEGLDDPKLAEHVPAALLEKLREDLEMVRELMPPLDAELMAEGSLTPIWFGSAINSFGVKELMDGIATYGPEPQIQSAQPREILPEEPKVSGFVFKVQANMDPKHRDRVAFVRLASGHFTRGMKLTHVRSKKTMSVTNPVMFLAADRELAEEAWAGDIIGIPNHGQLRIGDTLTEGEAIRVSGIPSFAPELLQGVRAGDPMKSKHLEKALMQFAEEGAAKVFKPAIGSGFVVGVVGQLQFEVLASRIELEYGLPVRFEQSQFTSARWVNGDRQAVDKFTEANKQHIAHDHDGDIVYLTRLQWDIDRVDRDYPDVRLTATKEMMV; this is translated from the coding sequence ATGTTGGATACCCCCTCAAACCGCCCCGCTTTGCCTGCCGAAATCGCTCGGCGTCGCACCTTTGCGATCATTTCCCACCCCGATGCGGGGAAAACCACGCTGACAGAGAAATTCCTGCTGTTCGGCGGGGCGATCCAGATGGCCGGTCAGGTCCGCGCCAAGGGCGAGGCGCGCCGCACACGGTCCGACTTTATGGCGATGGAAAAAGACCGCGGTATTTCGGTCTCTGCCTCGGCCATGTCGTTCGATTTCATGAACAAAGGCACGAATTTCCGCTTTAACCTCGTGGATACGCCCGGCCACTCTGACTTTTCCGAAGATACCTACCGCACGCTGACCGCCGTTGACGCGGCCGTGATGGTGATTGACGGAGCGAAAGGCGTGGAAAGCCAGACACAAAAGCTGTTCGAGGTCTGCCGCATGCGCGACCTGCCGATCCTGACCTTCTGTAACAAGATGGACCGCGAAAGCCGCGATGTCTTCGAGATCATCGACGAGATTCAGGAAAACCTTGCGATCGATGTGACCCCTGCAAGCTGGCCCATCGGCGTGGGCCGCGACTTTATCGGCTGCTACGACATCCTGCGTGACCGGCTTGAACTGATGGACCGTGCGGACCGGAACAAGGTTTCTGAAAGCATCGCGATCGAAGGGTTGGATGACCCAAAACTGGCCGAACACGTGCCCGCCGCCTTGCTTGAGAAACTGCGCGAAGACCTTGAGATGGTGCGCGAGCTGATGCCGCCGCTGGATGCCGAACTGATGGCCGAAGGGTCGCTGACACCAATCTGGTTCGGCTCTGCGATCAACAGCTTTGGCGTCAAGGAACTGATGGACGGCATTGCCACCTACGGCCCCGAACCGCAGATTCAATCCGCTCAGCCAAGGGAGATTTTACCAGAAGAACCAAAGGTTTCCGGCTTTGTCTTCAAGGTTCAGGCGAACATGGATCCCAAGCACCGCGACCGCGTGGCCTTTGTCCGTCTGGCGTCGGGCCACTTTACCCGTGGCATGAAGCTGACCCATGTGCGGTCCAAGAAAACCATGTCTGTTACCAACCCCGTGATGTTCCTTGCCGCCGACCGCGAGCTGGCAGAGGAAGCATGGGCAGGTGACATCATCGGCATCCCCAACCACGGGCAGCTGCGCATCGGTGACACCCTGACCGAGGGCGAGGCGATCCGCGTCAGTGGCATCCCGTCCTTCGCGCCAGAGCTGTTGCAGGGCGTGCGCGCGGGCGATCCGATGAAATCGAAACACCTTGAAAAAGCGCTGATGCAATTCGCCGAAGAAGGTGCCGCGAAGGTCTTCAAACCCGCCATCGGCTCGGGCTTTGTTGTGGGCGTCGTTGGGCAGCTACAGTTCGAAGTGCTCGCCAGCCGGATCGAACTGGAATACGGGCTGCCGGTGCGGTTCGAACAGTCGCAGTTCACGTCGGCCCGATGGGTGAACGGTGACCGACAAGCCGTTGATAAGTTTACAGAAGCCAACAAGCAGCATATCGCCCATGACCACGATGGCGACATCGTTTACCTGACACGGCTGCAATGGGATATCGACCGCGTAGACCGCGACTACCCCGATGTGCGCCTGACCGCGACCAAGGAAATGATGGTCTGA